The Aphanothece sacrum FPU1 genome includes the window CTCAAAAAAATATTAGAAATTGCTCCCCAAATAACCATTATTTGTTCCAATCTAGGGGCAATGTTATTACCTAATCTTTTATTCCCTCAATTTCCTCCTTACTTAAAAGTAGTGAAAGGAGAAGACACTTTAGACTTAGGAAAAGGACATCAATTAGAATTTATTCCCACTCCTAACCCTCGTTATCCTGATCAATTATGTACCTACGATCCCAAAACAGAAATTATCTATACAGATAAATTATTTGGTTCTCATGTTTGTGGGGATCAAGTATTTGATGAAGGTTGGAAAGTTTACGCCGAAGATCGTCGTTATTATTTTGATTGTCTTATTGCACCTTATGCCAAACAAGTCACAACTGCCTTAGAAAAATTAAGCCGCAAATCCGCTAAAATTTATGCCCCAAGTCATGGCCCTTTAGTGCGTTATGGCTTAAAAGAATTAACTTCCGCTTATCAAGAATTGCTCAAAAATCAGAAGTCTCAAGAGTTGAGTGTCGCCTTAATTTATGCCTCCGCTTATGGCAATACTGCAGTACTTGGACAAGCGATCGCCAGAGGAATTACAAAAGCTGGAGTAGGAGTAGAATCAATTAATGTAGAAGTAGCAGAACCCGACGAAATTAAAGAAGCGATCGCTAAATGTTCGGGGTTTATTTTTGGTTCCCCAACTTTAGGAGGACACGCCCCAACCCAGGTACAAACTGCATTAGGTATTACTTTAGCCAATGCGGATAAAACAAAATTAACGGGGGTTTTTGGTTCTTATGGTTGGAGTGGAGAAGCGATAGACCTATTAGAAAATAAGCTGAAAGATGGGGGGTATACTTTCGGTTTTGAGCCAATACGGGTGAAATTTACCCCCACAGAGGCTACTCTCAAAACCTGTGAGGAAGCAGGAATAGATTTTGCTCAGGCGGTGAAAAAAGCCCAAAAAGCCCGTAAACCGAAAGCCTCCGTCAATGAGTCCCAAACTGCCCGCACGGAACAAGCTTTAGGGCGTATTGTGGGGTCATTATGTGTGGTAACTTGTCGAGAAGGGGAGATCACCGGGGCCATGTTAGCTTCTTGGGTATCTCAAGCGACGTTTAATCCCCCCGGTTTTACGGTTGCAGTAGCTAAAGATCGGGCGATCGAGTCTTTGTTATATCAAGGTAGCTTTTTCGTACTGAATATTCTACCAGACGGGAAACATACGGGGTTAATGAAGCATTTTCTTAAGCCTTTTGCTCCTGGAGAAGATAGGTTTATGGGTGTGGATATAGAAACTGCCGAAAATGGTTCCCCTATTCTTAAGGATGCTTTGGCTTATTTAGAGTGTCAAGTAGGCGATCGCATGGAATGTGGGGATCATTGGGTTATTTATGGAATAGTGAAAAAAGGCAAGGTTTTACACGAAGGAGTGAGTGCCATTCATCATCGTAAATCAGGTAGTTATTATTAGAAGCTAAGCGATCGCCGATATGATAAACCTCAAAGTCTGCGCCAAATTTTAATCATCCCATCAGCACTCCCTGCTATCAATAACTGATGATCTTCACAAAAGGCTAAAGATAAAATACCAGGCTGACGAGGTTGATCCGTATTACCCATAATTAAACAAGCGATCGCCTCTCGACGACTGGGATGCCAAATTTTAAGATAACCATCGGCCCCACCACTAAACAAAATTTGCTCCTCTTGACTAAATAATAAGGCTTTAACTTGACCACTATGAGCATTTAACACCCGCACAGGTTGTAAGGGACGACCGGCCCCAAAACGAGTGGGATCAAGTTGCCAGACTTTAATACTGCCATCCACACAACCGGCCGCCAAGGTTTGACCGTCGGCACTAATAGCTAAGGATTCTACTGAGGACACGTTCCCTGCCAAAAATCCGATTTGTTCTCCTGTGTCCAACTGCCATAGAGTCACTCGACCATCTCCTCCTGCACTAGCAATTAAACCTTGAGGTGCATCAACCGCGATCGCATAGACAGCCCCCAACGGGTCATAAGAACTACAGTGCATCTCCCCATGGGGTAACAACCACTGTTTAACCGTCTGATCATAACTACCACTGATCAATAATAAAGGCTCTTTGGATAAAGCTAATCCATGAACCGATCCGATATGATGGGTTAAAGTCTGTCGTAAATTCAGGGTCATTTCTTCAGATTCATTGATTTCTCCCAACCACAGTTTAATGGTCTGATCAAAG containing:
- a CDS encoding diflavin flavoprotein, with amino-acid sequence MLKSRDVQVFLLNTDTLVLRSRTWDRLKFEIEYGLKRGTTSNSYLIQADKIALFDPPGESFTDIFLEALKQRIDPKKIDYVIVGHVNPNRSETLKKILEIAPQITIICSNLGAMLLPNLLFPQFPPYLKVVKGEDTLDLGKGHQLEFIPTPNPRYPDQLCTYDPKTEIIYTDKLFGSHVCGDQVFDEGWKVYAEDRRYYFDCLIAPYAKQVTTALEKLSRKSAKIYAPSHGPLVRYGLKELTSAYQELLKNQKSQELSVALIYASAYGNTAVLGQAIARGITKAGVGVESINVEVAEPDEIKEAIAKCSGFIFGSPTLGGHAPTQVQTALGITLANADKTKLTGVFGSYGWSGEAIDLLENKLKDGGYTFGFEPIRVKFTPTEATLKTCEEAGIDFAQAVKKAQKARKPKASVNESQTARTEQALGRIVGSLCVVTCREGEITGAMLASWVSQATFNPPGFTVAVAKDRAIESLLYQGSFFVLNILPDGKHTGLMKHFLKPFAPGEDRFMGVDIETAENGSPILKDALAYLECQVGDRMECGDHWVIYGIVKKGKVLHEGVSAIHHRKSGSYY